GCGCTCGGCGAAGCGCCGCTCTTCGACGGCAAAGGGTTCATTGCCACGGCCGTCGCCCCGACGCGGCTGGTGGTGGTGCCACGGACCGAAGTACTTGGCCTGTGTCGGCGTCACCCGGCGGTGGCTCTGGCCATGCTCGGGAGCATGGCGCGACGTGTGCGGCGTTTCGCCGTCCTGGCGGAAGACCTGGCGCTCAGAAGTGTCACGGAGCGCCTGGCCCGGCACCTTGAAGCGGCCGCCGACGGCGAAGTCGTGAATCTGGGGCTGACGCAAGAGCAGCTCGCCTCGCGCCTGGGGACCGTGCGCGAGCTCGTCTCTCGGGCCCTTGCCGAGCTGGAGCGGGGCGGTCTCATCGAGCGACGTCGCTCGAAGATCGTGCTGCGCGACGCCGAGCGCCTGGCCGCCCTTGCCCGGGGCGAAAGTGACGATGTGACTTAAGTCATCGCGCGGCCGGCCGTGCCCTTGGGATACTCGGCCCGATCATTCACCCAAGGAGGCCGACATGAAGCGAGTCGCGACGATAGGCGTCGGAGTGCTGATGGTGGCCGCGTGGCTTGCCGCCTACGGCGGGGTCTGGGCGCAGACGCCATCGGGCTCCGGCGGGCATGGGTCGACGTCACACGAGAGCATGCACCAGGGACATCATCCAACCGAATCGCCCGTGATGCCGGGCCAGGATGCTTTTGGCGCGATCGCGGAGATCGTGCGCCTGCTCGAGGCCGACCCCGCCACCGACTGGAGCCGAGTCGACCTCGAGCGCCTGCGCCAGCATCTGATCGACATGAACGAGGTGGTTCTGCGCGCGGCCGTGAAGTCCGCGCGGGTGCCGGGCGGGCTCGCCATGGAGATCACGGGAGCCGGCCGAACTCGAGCGGCCATTCGCGCCATGGTCCTCCCGCATGCGGCAGAGCTCGACAAGATGCCCCGGTGGACGGCCAAGGCCGAGCCGATCGCGGCAGGGGCGAGGCTCACCGTGGTTGCCCGCGACGCAGGCGATACCACGACGACTGCCCGCATCCGAGAGCTCGGCTTCGCCGGGCTTGTTGTGCAGGGTGGCCATCACGGTCCCCATCATCTGGCCATGGCCAGGGGAGAGCTTCCCGCCCCTCACCGTCACTAGGACGCGGATCCTTGGCACGGGAGGCGAAAGCTTCCGTTGACAGCGACCGGGCCCTACCCTATAAATCGGGCAGTCGGCGGACGCTGATTGCGAGCGCGGACGGCGCGCACCACATCCAGGGGAGACCACGTCATGACGACCTACCGGACGCTCGCGCGGCTGATCGCGCTCTGCCTGCTCCTGCTCGCGGCCTCCGTCGCCGCGCAAGAAGTGCTGACCAATGACTCGGTGATCGCCATGAAGAAGGCGGGACTGTCGGACGCGGTCATCCTCGCCAAGATCCGGTCGAGCCAGTCGAAGTTCGACGTCAGCACGCAGAGCCTCGTGTCGCTGAAGCAGGCCGGCCTGTCGGATCAGGTCATCGAGGCCATGGTTGGGCACACGGGGCCGGGCGGGACCACGCTCACCGCTCCGGCGGGGGCGCCGGCGAGGACTCCGGGCGGAGGGCTTCCCCAGGGGCGCGACAGCGTCTACCACTACCGCGGCGATCAGTACATCGAGCTGGCGGCCGCCGCGGCATCGATCGAGACCAATACGCAGTTCTTCTCGACGAAGAGCGAGATCGTCCTCAAAGGGCGTAAGGCGGCCTACCGCGTGGCCGACCGGGAGCCCGTTTTCTTCAGCGTGTGGGCTCCCAACGAGGCCCCCCTCGTTCGCCTCAAGCCCGGTGATGACAATGACGATCGTAACCTCAAGATCTCGAGCGGCGCCTTCATGCCCTTTGGAGGCACCCACAAGCAGGGCGTACGGAACGAGGACAAGATCGACGTCGACGCGGAGAAGGATCCCCGCGGCTTCTACCGCATCAAGCCCAAGAAGGCGCTGGCCCCGGGTGAGTACGGCTTCATCATTACTCAGGGCTTCGCGACGGGAACCGGCAAGGTCTACGATTTCGGCATCGACTGAGCGACGGTCAGGGCCCGACGCGCCCTCTCTGTCCGCTTTCGCGATCTGAGATCGCCTCCGCCCAGCAACCGCTCGGCCCGAAAGGGAAACGACATGCCCAGGAAAGAAACCATCAAGGTGAGTTTGGCCGCCTCCAACCCCAACCTGTCCGCGGCCACCAGATTCGGCAATCTCGTTTTCGTGGCGGGCCAAACCGGGAGGCATCCCACCACCGGGGAAGTCGGCAAGGATATCCGTGAGCAGACCCGCAATGTCCTGGAGCGAATCAAGCTGATTCTCCAGGCCGCGGGCACCTCTCTCGACAACGTGCTGACGGTGACCGCGTATCTCACCAGACGGGAAGACCTGGCCGCCTACAACGAGGAATACGGCAAGTATTTCCCCGCCGACAAGCCGGCCAGGACCACGGTGGAGGTGATGCTGAACTCCCCCGAGCTCCTAGTGGAGATCACGGTCACCGCGTGCATCCCTGACTGACGCCACGCCGGCGGGGTGTCGGATGGCAAGACCCGACCGCGGAGACTTGAGCGGGCGCCACGCCGAGAAAGCGTGACGCCCGCATGGTGGAGTGAGCGAGCTCTAACGAACGTTATAGATGGTGATGTCGTCGGCCGCGCGGGGGCGGAGAGCGGCCTCGGTCACGGGGCCACGATCCGCGCTGCCGGGAGCGGCTCCGCGCTCGGCGAAGCCGGGATTCCCGAAGATCGTCCCGCACTCGTTCTTCGTCTTGTAGGCGCCGTAGCCGGTGCCGGCGACGGCACCAACCAGACCGCCGATCAAGGCACCCTTACCCGCGCCCGAGCCGCCGTTCGCAATGGCTCCCCCGGCGGCACCCAGGCCCGCGCCGAGCAGCCCACCGAGAGCACCGGGCTTGGCGATACGCCAGGCGCGATCACCGCCGGTCGCACAATCGGATGCCGTCGTAGCTACCGGAGTCGGTCGAGGCGTGTACACGGTGGCGTGGCTCGCCACCGGCGTTACCCGAGGCGCCACGACCGCGGGGGCGCGGCGTACGGGCGTCGGGGCGTAGGTTGCGGTCATGGTATCGGCGGGCGCCGCGGGACGGAGCATGTAGGCGGTGGTGACGCCCGTGAGGAGCGAGGTTCCCGTTACGAGAGCGATGCCGGTCGTGACAATCTTACCGAGTGGGCTCATGGTCGATTCCTCCTCTCACCCGGCTATGACGGACACGGTGAGGGGGGTATTCGACGCCGCAGGGACCCGACGGGGTACTGGGCCAAGTTGCGAGCCACATTTACTCAGCCCTCGCCTCGGGCTTCGCCCTCAGCTCGAAGAGCCACGCCCGAGGGAGCCGGCAACGCGAGGCGTACGTGGGTGTACGTTGAGCGTTGCTGGCGACCGAGAACGTGGCCGTTCGAGCTGAGCGGCCCTGCCGCGAGGCGAAAGCTGAGTTGACCTGGCGAAGCAAATTGGCCCAGTACCCGCGCGCTGGACAGGTGTGCGGGCTGTTGATATGGTCGGGCGGTTCCATGGGCGCGAAACTCTTCGGGGCCTCCGTTCGCCGGAAAGAAGACCCTCGCTTCCTCCGCGGTGAAGGCCGCTATGTGGATGACATCAAGCTGCCCGGGATGCTCCACGCGGCCTTTGTGCGGAGCCCGCACGGCCACGCCAGAATCGTTTCCGTGAAGACGGACGCGGCGCGCCGGATGCCCGGGGTGGCGCATGCCTTCGCCTTCGCCGACCTCGAGCGGTGGATGAAGCCGCTGCCTCTCTTCGGCGCCGTCCCCCCCGGTCTCGCCGCGCGTGTCAATGTCACCATGAAGCAGGTGCCGCAACTGGCCATGGCGCGCGATCGCGTGTTCTTCGTGGGCGAGATCGTGGCCATGGTCCTGGCCACGAGCCGTGCCCTGGCCGAAGACGCCGGTGAGGCGATCGAGGTCGGGTACGAGCCGCTGCCCGCCGTCGTCGACATGGTGGCGGCGGCCGAGCCCGGCTCGCCGGTGCTCCACGGCGAGTGGGGCGACAATGTCGCGATTCACTTCGCCACCGGCTTCGGCGATGCCGACGCCGCCTTCCGCGCGGCTGACGTCACCGTGCGCGAGCGCTTTCACATACAGCGCTATGTCGGCATGCCCATCGAGACACGCGGGGTAGCCGCGCAGTGGGATGTGCGCGACGGCACCTTGACCACGTGGAATGGCACTCAGGTGGTCCACTTCGTCCAGCAAGGACTGGTGGCCGCCCTCGGGCTGCCCCCCCACAAGATCCGCGTCATCGCGCCGGACGTGGGCGGAGGCTTCGGCACCAAGGCCACGGGTTACCCGGAAGACTTGCTCATCCCCGCCGCGGCCATCGCCGCGCGTCGCCCCGTCAAGTGGGTCGAGGACCGCCGCGAGCACATGATGGCGGCCGCGCACGCGCGTGACCAGATCCACGAGATCGAGATCGCCGCGCGGCGCGACGGGACCATGCTGGCCGTGCGCGACCGGATCTGGGTCGATCTCGGCGCCTACAATTCGTGGGGTATCGTCCTGCCCTACAACACCGTCGCCCACCTCCTGGGACCTCACCGCGTGCCGAGCTTGCGCGTCGAATGCCGAGGCGTCGTCACCAACAAGACGCCGAATGCTCCCTATCGCGGCGCGGGCCGCCCCGAGACCGTCTTCGCCATGGATCGCATCGTGGATTGCCTCGCCAGAGAGCTGCGCATGGATCCCGCCGAGCTGAGGCGGAAGAACTACCTGAGCGAAGCCGATATGCCCTATGAGCTCGGCATCCCGTATCGCGACGGCAACCGGCTGGTTTATGACAGCGGCGATTTCAAGGCGGCGCTCGACTCGGCGCTCTCGACCATCGGCTATGACGCGCTCAGAAGAGGGCAGGCGGAGCTCAGGGCCAGAGGGGTTCACCGCGGCATCGGCATCTCGGGCTATGTCGAAGGGACGGCCATCGGTCCCTATGAGGGGGCCGTGGTCAGGCTCGATCCCTCGGGGCGCGCCGTGGTCGCCACGGGCGCCTGCAGTCAGGGGCAGGGGCACGAGACCTCATTCGCGCAGATCGCGGCGGACGCGCTCGGCATTCCGCTCGACTGGGTGACCGTGGTGGGCGGCGATACGGCGGCCATTCCGTTCGGGGTCGGTACCTTCGCGTCGCGGAGCGCGGTGAATGCCGGCAGCTCCATCCACGTGGCGGCCGGCAAGGTGAGAGACAAGATCGCCCAGGCGGCGGCCGCCCTCCTCGAGGCGGCGCCCGCCGACATCGAGGTCAACGACGGCACCGTGTCGGTGCGGGGCGCGCCTGGCTCCTCGGTGCCGCTCGCGCGCGTCATCCAGTCGACCATCCCGACTTTCGCCAAGGCCGGCTCCCTCTCGCCGGACTTCGAGGCCACGGTCTATCACCATCAGCCGACAGTGACGTATACGAGTGCAGTGCATATCGCTCTCGTCGAGGTGGATGCCGGCACGGGGTCGGTCCGGCTCCTGCGCTACCTCGTGTCCCACGACTGCGGCAAGGTCATCAATCCCGTCATCGTGGAAGGGCAGATCCACGGCGGCGTCGCCCAGGGCATCGGGGGCGCGCTGCTCGAGGAGATGGTCTATGACGAGCAGGGCCAGCTCCTCACCGGCACTTTCATGGACTACCTCGTCCCCACGGCCATGGAGGTGCCGCCCATCGAGACCGTGCATCTCGAATACCCGTCGCCGCGCAACCCTCTGGGCATCAAGGGGATAGGCGAAGGCGGGGCCATCTCGCCTCCCGCCGCCATCGGCAATGCCGTCGAAGACGCCCTCGCCCCCTGGAATGTCCGTGTCACGCGCACGCCTCTCGGCCCCTCCGTGGTACTCGACCTCATCCGCCGGGCGAAGAAATCGTGAAGCCGCCGCCCTTCGAATACGTCGCGGCCTCGAGCGCCGCGGACGCGGTGGAGGCGCTTCGCCGCCATGGTGACGACGCCAAGGTGCTCGCGGGAGGACAGAGTCTCATTCCCATGCTCGCCCTGCGGCTGGCCAGACCGGCGGCGCTGGTGGACATCAATGGCTGTGGCGATCTCGAGGGCATGGCCGAGTCCCGAGGCGTCTTGACCGTGAACGCGCTGGTGCGCCAGCGCGCACTCGAGCGCTGGGCGCGTGAGCGCGCGCCCCTCCTCGCCGAGGCGTTGCGGTGGGTGGCGCATCCCCCGATACGGAATCGCGGTACCGTGGTGGGCAGCGTCGTCCACGCCGACCCCGCCTCCGAGCTGCCCGCCCTCCTCCTCTGCCTCGACGGCGAGGTGGTCGCGCGGCGGAGGGGAGGGGAGCGCGTCATTTCCGCCGGCCAGCTCTATCTCGCGCCCCTGACCACCTCGCTCGAGTCGGACGAGCTCGCCACCGCGGTCCACTTCACCCTGCCGCCCGCGGGCGCGGGCTGGGGCTTCGCCGAGGTGACGCGACGCCACGGCGATTTTGCCCTGGTCGGCTGCGCGGCGGTCCTGGCCCTGGATGGCGGCGGGGCCGTCTCTCATGCGCGCCTCGGCTTCTTCGGTGTCGGCGGCACGCCGGTCAGAAGCGGGCCCGGCGAGGCCGCGCTCCTGGGCGAGAAGGCGACGGCGGCGCGCCTCGGCGAGGCGGCGAAGGCGGCGGCGGCCGCCCTCCGCCCCGACGGCGATCTTCACGCCACCGCGGAATACCGCTCGAGCGTGGCCGCCACCCTCGCCGAGCGGGTGCTCACCGCGGCGCTCGAGCGCTGCGGGAAGACGGAATGAAGCGCGCCATTCGCGTGACCGTCAATGGCGTGCCGCACGCGCGTGATGCCGATGTGCGCTCGACTCTCGCTGATTTCGTCCGCGAAGACCTTGATCTCACCGGGACCCATGTCGGCTGCGAGCACGGCGTGTGCGGCGCCTGCACCGTGCTCCTCGACGGCGAGCCCGTCCGCGCCTGTCTCATGCTGGCCGTCCAGGCCGACGGCCGCGCCATCACGACCATAGAGGGCATCGCGCCCGGCGATGGGCTTCATCCGGTCCAGGAGGCATTCTGGGGCAAGCACGGGCTGC
This DNA window, taken from Candidatus Methylomirabilota bacterium, encodes the following:
- a CDS encoding Crp/Fnr family transcriptional regulator, whose translation is MATRTREEASAPALTALRRVAYFRSVPAAELAPIARRCRVLALGKGERAFEVGEPCPGLFVIISGAVELRQASPRGREQVLHAEGPGAALGEAPLFDGKGFIATAVAPTRLVVVPRTEVLGLCRRHPAVALAMLGSMARRVRRFAVLAEDLALRSVTERLARHLEAAADGEVVNLGLTQEQLASRLGTVRELVSRALAELERGGLIERRRSKIVLRDAERLAALARGESDDVT
- a CDS encoding RidA family protein, whose product is MPRKETIKVSLAASNPNLSAATRFGNLVFVAGQTGRHPTTGEVGKDIREQTRNVLERIKLILQAAGTSLDNVLTVTAYLTRREDLAAYNEEYGKYFPADKPARTTVEVMLNSPELLVEITVTACIPD
- a CDS encoding xanthine dehydrogenase family protein molybdopterin-binding subunit, giving the protein MGAKLFGASVRRKEDPRFLRGEGRYVDDIKLPGMLHAAFVRSPHGHARIVSVKTDAARRMPGVAHAFAFADLERWMKPLPLFGAVPPGLAARVNVTMKQVPQLAMARDRVFFVGEIVAMVLATSRALAEDAGEAIEVGYEPLPAVVDMVAAAEPGSPVLHGEWGDNVAIHFATGFGDADAAFRAADVTVRERFHIQRYVGMPIETRGVAAQWDVRDGTLTTWNGTQVVHFVQQGLVAALGLPPHKIRVIAPDVGGGFGTKATGYPEDLLIPAAAIAARRPVKWVEDRREHMMAAAHARDQIHEIEIAARRDGTMLAVRDRIWVDLGAYNSWGIVLPYNTVAHLLGPHRVPSLRVECRGVVTNKTPNAPYRGAGRPETVFAMDRIVDCLARELRMDPAELRRKNYLSEADMPYELGIPYRDGNRLVYDSGDFKAALDSALSTIGYDALRRGQAELRARGVHRGIGISGYVEGTAIGPYEGAVVRLDPSGRAVVATGACSQGQGHETSFAQIAADALGIPLDWVTVVGGDTAAIPFGVGTFASRSAVNAGSSIHVAAGKVRDKIAQAAAALLEAAPADIEVNDGTVSVRGAPGSSVPLARVIQSTIPTFAKAGSLSPDFEATVYHHQPTVTYTSAVHIALVEVDAGTGSVRLLRYLVSHDCGKVINPVIVEGQIHGGVAQGIGGALLEEMVYDEQGQLLTGTFMDYLVPTAMEVPPIETVHLEYPSPRNPLGIKGIGEGGAISPPAAIGNAVEDALAPWNVRVTRTPLGPSVVLDLIRRAKKS
- a CDS encoding FAD binding domain-containing protein; amino-acid sequence: MKPPPFEYVAASSAADAVEALRRHGDDAKVLAGGQSLIPMLALRLARPAALVDINGCGDLEGMAESRGVLTVNALVRQRALERWARERAPLLAEALRWVAHPPIRNRGTVVGSVVHADPASELPALLLCLDGEVVARRRGGERVISAGQLYLAPLTTSLESDELATAVHFTLPPAGAGWGFAEVTRRHGDFALVGCAAVLALDGGGAVSHARLGFFGVGGTPVRSGPGEAALLGEKATAARLGEAAKAAAAALRPDGDLHATAEYRSSVAATLAERVLTAALERCGKTE
- a CDS encoding (2Fe-2S)-binding protein, which codes for MKRAIRVTVNGVPHARDADVRSTLADFVREDLDLTGTHVGCEHGVCGACTVLLDGEPVRACLMLAVQADGRAITTIEGIAPGDGLHPVQEAFWGKHGLQCGYCTPGIIVSVCAFLEEHPTPTHEEIREMLAGHLCRCTGYHFIVEAIAEAARSLASSQKA